A single Atopobiaceae bacterium DNA region contains:
- the prfB gene encoding peptide chain release factor 2, whose translation MAEITKADLDTLAARLDEVEGYLHVDDRRALVSELEATSAAPGFWDDADAASATMERLARARGDVADIEAARSKFDDAEAAFELGEETGDESLLDEAEAMAASLTHDLSELELSSWFTDDMDHGDAIVTITPGQGGLEAQDWCDMLFHMYLRYCERRGWKVEVNDAPVADVIGIDRATFTVGGKNAYGMLRAEQGVHRLVRISPTDAKKRRQTTFAGVEVLPVLPDDVEVDIDPSDLRVDVYHSSGPGGQGVNTTDSAVRITHIPTNTVVTCQNERSQIQNKASAMKILRARLYEQEKAKREAEIDELRGPKHEISFGNQIRNYVLYPFQLVKDPRTGIETGNVDAVLKDGDLDDFIVGYHRWVVGGQRPAANAE comes from the coding sequence GTGGCAGAGATCACCAAGGCGGACCTTGACACCCTCGCTGCCCGCCTTGACGAGGTGGAGGGATACCTGCACGTCGATGACAGGCGTGCGCTCGTCTCCGAGCTCGAGGCGACAAGCGCCGCCCCGGGCTTCTGGGACGATGCCGACGCGGCAAGCGCCACCATGGAGCGGCTCGCGCGGGCGCGGGGCGACGTGGCCGACATCGAGGCCGCCCGCTCCAAGTTCGACGACGCCGAGGCGGCCTTCGAGCTCGGCGAGGAGACCGGTGACGAGTCCCTTCTCGACGAGGCCGAGGCGATGGCAGCCTCGCTCACGCATGACCTCTCCGAGCTCGAGCTCTCGAGCTGGTTCACCGACGACATGGACCACGGCGACGCCATCGTCACCATCACACCTGGCCAGGGCGGCTTGGAGGCCCAGGACTGGTGCGACATGCTCTTCCACATGTACCTGCGCTACTGCGAACGTCGCGGCTGGAAGGTCGAGGTGAACGACGCCCCGGTGGCTGACGTCATCGGCATCGACCGCGCCACCTTCACCGTGGGCGGCAAGAACGCCTACGGCATGCTCCGGGCCGAGCAGGGCGTCCACCGCCTCGTGCGCATCAGCCCCACCGATGCCAAGAAGCGGCGTCAGACCACCTTTGCCGGCGTGGAGGTGCTGCCCGTGCTGCCCGACGACGTCGAGGTCGACATCGACCCCTCCGACCTGCGCGTCGACGTCTACCACTCGAGCGGCCCCGGTGGCCAGGGCGTGAACACCACGGACTCCGCGGTGCGCATCACGCACATCCCCACCAACACGGTGGTCACCTGTCAGAACGAGCGCAGCCAGATCCAGAACAAGGCCTCGGCCATGAAGATCCTCCGGGCGCGCCTGTACGAGCAGGAGAAGGCCAAGCGCGAGGCCGAGATTGACGAGCTCCGTGGTCCCAAGCACGAAATCAGCTTCGGCAACCAGATCAGGAACTACGTGCTCTATCCCTTCCAGCTCGTCAAGGACCCGCGCACCGGCATCGAGACGGGCAACGTCGACGCCGTGCTCAAGGACGGCGACCTCGACGACTTCATCGTGGGATATCATCGCTGGGTCGTGGGTGGTCAGAGGCCTGCCGCGAACGCCGAGTGA
- a CDS encoding LacI family transcriptional regulator, producing MSDKVTLRDIADEVGLSITSVSLVLNDKPCRLSPASKDRIRECATRLHYVPNQIARSLVMRQTHTLGLVVPNIESRFFASLAKSLEERCRQDGYALFITNSNDRSESDLELIRMLVERGVDGLFLVVSSEVGENDELVRAISELSVPAVLVDRVLDGVPCDRVQFDNELGAYLACHYLIECGHKRVAAVVNATGSRSGRERLAGYRRAMREADLPVAPEYVIEADYHIPSGYAAGATLMGTDATAVFASSDNIALGLLKYLHEQGMRVPEDYSIVSYDNSVADTLFEPTLAAVDQDVVMLAEHAVSMLRERLVDGRTEPRQELLAPRLVQGGSVR from the coding sequence GTGTCAGACAAGGTCACGCTGCGGGACATCGCCGACGAGGTGGGGCTGTCCATCACGTCCGTCTCGCTCGTGCTGAACGACAAGCCCTGCCGTCTCTCGCCGGCGAGCAAGGACCGCATCCGCGAGTGCGCCACGCGCCTGCACTATGTGCCCAACCAGATCGCGCGCAGCCTCGTCATGCGGCAGACCCACACCCTGGGCCTCGTGGTCCCCAACATCGAGAGCCGCTTCTTCGCGAGCCTGGCCAAGAGCCTGGAGGAGCGGTGCCGCCAGGACGGCTACGCCCTCTTCATCACCAACTCCAACGACCGCTCCGAGAGCGACCTCGAGCTCATACGCATGCTCGTGGAGCGTGGCGTGGACGGCCTGTTCCTCGTGGTCTCGAGCGAGGTCGGCGAGAACGACGAGCTGGTCCGGGCCATCTCGGAGCTCTCGGTGCCCGCCGTGCTGGTGGACCGCGTGCTCGACGGCGTCCCATGCGACCGTGTGCAGTTCGACAACGAGCTGGGGGCCTACCTCGCCTGCCACTACCTCATCGAATGCGGCCACAAGCGGGTGGCTGCCGTGGTGAACGCGACGGGCTCCCGGAGCGGTCGCGAGCGCCTGGCGGGATACCGGCGCGCCATGCGCGAGGCCGACCTCCCCGTGGCGCCCGAGTACGTGATCGAGGCCGACTATCACATCCCCAGCGGGTATGCGGCGGGGGCGACCCTCATGGGCACGGACGCCACGGCCGTCTTCGCCTCGAGCGACAACATCGCGCTGGGACTCCTCAAGTACCTGCACGAACAGGGGATGCGGGTCCCCGAGGACTACTCCATCGTGAGCTACGACAACTCGGTGGCCGACACGCTCTTCGAGCCTACGCTCGCGGCCGTGGACCAGGACGTGGTGATGCTGGCCGAGCATGCGGTCTCGATGCTGCGCGAGCGGCTGGTCGACGGCCGGACCGAGCCGCGGCAGGAGCTTCTGGCCCCGAGGCTCGTCCAGGGCGGCAGCGTGCGGTAG
- the ulaG gene encoding L-ascorbate 6-phosphate lactonase: MSEISEMTKDKWIKSTFPEWGTWLNEEIENTKVEPGSVEMWWLGCTGMWIKTPGDANITIDLWAGNGKRTHGDGKMKVGHQMANMAGVRAMQPNLRNIPFLIDPFEVKHVDAVLATHYHQDHMSKEFAAHVIQSGMTTTDKDGHEIPVPFIGPQKSVDFWVKWGVPEDRCIVVKPGDTIKIKDLEIIAMDSFDRTCITTTDSTGPDREDLWGKCPMDMDEKAVNYLIRTPGGNIYHSGDSHYSIYFAKHGKDIAKKYGGVDVCFGSYGCNPVGLQDKMEATDILRMAEALQAKVVIPIHYDVWTNFQADVNEIKVLWEMRKDRLDYQFHPFFWEPGGHYTYPADKDRMAYHHDRGFHDCFDYEPNVPFRSVL; encoded by the coding sequence ATGTCCGAGATTTCGGAGATGACCAAGGACAAGTGGATCAAGAGCACGTTCCCCGAGTGGGGCACATGGCTCAACGAGGAGATCGAGAACACCAAGGTGGAGCCAGGGTCCGTCGAGATGTGGTGGTTGGGCTGCACGGGGATGTGGATCAAGACCCCAGGCGATGCCAACATCACCATCGACCTCTGGGCCGGCAACGGTAAGCGCACCCACGGGGACGGCAAGATGAAGGTCGGCCACCAGATGGCCAACATGGCCGGCGTCCGCGCCATGCAGCCCAACCTGCGCAACATCCCCTTCCTCATCGACCCGTTCGAGGTCAAGCATGTCGATGCGGTGCTCGCGACCCACTATCACCAGGACCATATGAGCAAGGAGTTCGCAGCCCACGTGATCCAGTCCGGCATGACCACCACCGACAAGGACGGCCACGAGATCCCCGTGCCGTTCATCGGCCCCCAGAAGTCCGTCGACTTCTGGGTCAAGTGGGGCGTGCCCGAGGACCGCTGCATCGTCGTGAAGCCGGGCGACACCATCAAGATCAAGGACCTCGAGATCATCGCGATGGACTCGTTCGACCGCACCTGCATCACCACGACCGACTCCACCGGTCCCGACCGTGAGGACCTCTGGGGCAAGTGCCCGATGGACATGGACGAGAAGGCCGTGAACTACCTCATCCGCACCCCTGGCGGCAACATCTACCACAGCGGCGACTCGCACTATTCGATCTACTTCGCCAAGCACGGCAAGGACATCGCCAAGAAGTACGGCGGCGTCGACGTGTGCTTTGGCTCGTATGGCTGCAACCCCGTCGGGCTCCAGGACAAGATGGAGGCCACCGACATCCTGCGTATGGCCGAGGCGCTCCAGGCCAAGGTCGTCATCCCCATCCACTATGACGTCTGGACCAACTTCCAGGCCGACGTGAACGAGATCAAGGTGCTCTGGGAGATGCGCAAGGATCGGCTCGACTACCAGTTCCATCCCTTCTTCTGGGAGCCGGGTGGTCACTACACCTATCCTGCCGACAAGGACAGGATGGCCTATCACCATGACCGTGGCTTCCATGACTGCTTCGACTACGAGCCCAACGTGCCGTTCCGCTCGGTCCTCTAG
- a CDS encoding PTS sugar transporter subunit IIB — MAASAKILVACANGAGTSLMMKMTVERVAQKLGMNVSDIHHCALSEGVSSARQYDIVFAPLNFLNMYDDAVKAGVNVIGLRNVLSDAEVEEKLKATGAAEKFSN; from the coding sequence ATGGCAGCATCAGCAAAGATCCTGGTCGCATGCGCGAACGGTGCCGGCACCTCGCTCATGATGAAGATGACGGTCGAGCGCGTCGCCCAGAAGCTCGGGATGAACGTCTCTGACATCCATCACTGTGCCCTCTCGGAGGGTGTCTCAAGCGCTCGCCAGTATGACATCGTCTTCGCACCGCTCAACTTCCTGAACATGTACGACGACGCCGTGAAGGCGGGTGTAAACGTCATCGGCCTGCGCAACGTTCTCTCTGACGCCGAGGTCGAGGAGAAGCTCAAGGCGACCGGCGCCGCAGAGAAGTTCAGCAACTAG
- a CDS encoding YitT family protein: MEQGRSRRGVLRDAILICVGSFVFAVGIDCFQVPNGLAAGGVTGLATVIRAAVAPSGIDLPIGLQTLAMNALLMIPVIRSGGLRYATRTLAGIIASAVFTDALAPVLPVLGGGDLLLCALYGGLVSGFGLGLVFRSGGNTGGTDIIAQLLSKRTSAPVGTLSMVCDVVIVVISIPVFSLDNALYAAVCMFITGRLIDMVIDGPRTERAAWVISNEHERIANDVMYEMGRGCTEIQARGVWSGNDRPMLYVILSRGEIGMLKTIVSDIDPDAVVVISEVHEAFGEGFRQIGS; the protein is encoded by the coding sequence ATGGAACAGGGGAGGTCCAGAAGGGGCGTCCTGCGCGATGCGATCCTCATCTGCGTGGGGTCGTTCGTCTTCGCAGTGGGCATCGACTGCTTCCAGGTGCCCAATGGGCTCGCTGCCGGCGGGGTCACAGGCCTTGCGACCGTGATCCGCGCCGCCGTGGCGCCCTCGGGCATCGACCTCCCCATCGGCCTCCAGACCCTTGCCATGAACGCCCTGCTCATGATTCCCGTGATCCGCTCGGGCGGCCTGCGCTACGCCACACGGACGCTGGCAGGGATCATCGCCTCGGCCGTCTTCACCGATGCCCTGGCACCGGTGCTTCCCGTGCTCGGTGGCGGCGACCTGCTGCTGTGCGCCCTCTACGGCGGCCTCGTCTCGGGATTCGGACTGGGGCTCGTCTTCCGCTCCGGTGGCAACACCGGCGGGACCGACATCATCGCCCAGCTCCTCTCCAAGCGGACGTCGGCTCCGGTGGGCACGCTCTCCATGGTGTGCGACGTGGTGATCGTGGTCATCTCGATCCCCGTCTTCTCGCTGGACAACGCCCTGTACGCTGCCGTGTGCATGTTCATCACGGGCCGGCTCATCGACATGGTCATCGACGGCCCCCGCACGGAGCGGGCAGCCTGGGTCATCTCGAACGAGCACGAGCGCATCGCCAACGACGTCATGTACGAGATGGGCCGTGGCTGCACCGAGATCCAGGCGCGCGGCGTCTGGTCGGGCAATGACCGCCCGATGTTGTACGTTATTCTCAGCAGGGGAGAGATCGGGATGCTGAAGACGATCGTCTCCGACATAGATCCCGATGCCGTCGTGGTGATATCCGAGGTCCACGAGGCATTCGGCGAGGGGTTCCGGCAGATAGGTTCCTGA
- the secA gene encoding preprotein translocase subunit SecA, translating into MPNLFSKILSVGSDKELKDFEKLAARVNDCGPTFEKMDDEELAACTPAFKERVANGESLDDLLPEAFACVREASARTLGMRHFDVQVIGGIALHRGMIAEMKTGEGKTLVSTLAGYLNALSGEGVHIVTVNDYLAKRDSEWMGQIYRFLGMRVGLIQNGMKLDAKGPAYQADVTYGTNSEFGFDYLRDNMVSRASMRVQRGHSYAIVDEVDSILIDEARTPLIISGAGTKSASTYKDFARAVRGLTADVDFEMDEAKHTIATTDSGLSKIERALNIDIYGDMSGQLVNHLQQALKAEYMFHRDQQYVVVDGEVKIVDEFTGRIMEGRRYSEGLHQAIEAKEGVLVREENQTLATITLQNYFRLYDKLSGMTGTAMTEDAEFREIYNLPVQAIPSNKPVIREDHEDRIYRNVEYKFNAVADDVAERHAAGQPCLVGTVSIESSERLSRILDKRGIDHEVLNAKFHEREAQIVAQAGREGAVTIATNMAGRGTDILLGGNPDVLAEDMLREQGLDPDLDPTDATVAGESDDADEGGQAPTPEQREAAIAEAKQICATEKEHVIAAGGLCVIGTERHESRRIDNQLRGRAGRQGDPGETQFYLSLEDDLMRLFGGDRMDRISTMMQKYDMPADMPIQAKMVSKAVESAQRKVEEINFSMRKNVLDYDDVMNRQRQVIYEERNKILDGKDLMAHIADVTYDTCDREVSQYCSDDQLPEDWDEKGLKKWLSELTGRPDVPSIDEDDDEQAVVERVDDFVDTCFSQKEERLGKPIMDELSAQVMLRVIDTRWMSYLQEMDYLKTGIGLRGFGQRDPLVEYKQEAYRAFTELVNTMYEDFLRTILRIELARAPQPEPADTGLSGASYSGPHDVDGDQGANSTLRSQAASAPAAARGERVATAAPQAAPDKPQTYRKADDPDPYVGVGRNDPCPCGSGKKFKNCHGRNR; encoded by the coding sequence ATGCCCAACCTGTTCTCAAAGATTCTCTCCGTCGGCTCCGACAAGGAGCTCAAGGACTTCGAGAAGCTTGCCGCGCGCGTGAACGACTGCGGACCCACCTTCGAGAAGATGGATGACGAGGAGCTCGCCGCCTGCACGCCGGCCTTCAAGGAGCGCGTGGCGAACGGCGAGTCGCTCGACGACCTTCTCCCCGAGGCGTTCGCGTGCGTGCGCGAGGCCTCGGCCCGCACGCTCGGGATGCGTCACTTCGACGTGCAGGTCATCGGTGGCATCGCACTCCATCGCGGCATGATCGCCGAGATGAAGACGGGCGAGGGCAAGACGCTCGTCTCAACGCTCGCCGGCTACCTCAACGCCCTGTCGGGCGAGGGGGTCCACATCGTCACCGTGAACGACTACCTCGCCAAGCGCGACTCCGAGTGGATGGGCCAGATCTACCGCTTCCTGGGCATGCGCGTGGGCCTCATCCAGAACGGCATGAAGCTCGACGCCAAGGGCCCTGCCTACCAGGCGGACGTCACGTATGGCACCAACTCCGAGTTCGGCTTCGACTACCTGCGCGACAACATGGTCTCGCGTGCCTCGATGCGCGTGCAGCGCGGGCACAGCTACGCCATCGTCGACGAGGTCGACTCCATCCTCATCGACGAGGCCAGGACGCCCCTCATCATCTCGGGCGCCGGGACCAAGTCGGCGAGCACCTACAAGGACTTCGCCCGCGCCGTGCGTGGCCTCACCGCTGACGTCGACTTCGAGATGGACGAGGCCAAGCACACCATCGCCACCACCGACTCCGGCCTCTCCAAGATCGAGCGCGCGCTCAACATCGACATCTACGGCGACATGTCCGGCCAGCTCGTCAACCACCTGCAGCAGGCCCTGAAGGCGGAGTACATGTTCCACCGCGACCAGCAGTACGTGGTCGTGGACGGCGAGGTCAAGATCGTCGACGAGTTCACGGGCCGCATCATGGAGGGCAGGCGCTACTCCGAGGGCCTGCACCAGGCCATAGAGGCAAAGGAAGGCGTGCTCGTACGCGAGGAGAACCAGACGCTCGCCACGATCACGCTCCAGAACTACTTCCGCCTGTACGACAAGCTCTCGGGCATGACCGGTACGGCCATGACCGAGGACGCCGAGTTCCGCGAGATCTACAACCTCCCCGTGCAGGCGATCCCGTCCAACAAGCCCGTCATCCGCGAGGACCACGAGGACCGCATCTACCGCAACGTCGAGTACAAGTTCAACGCCGTGGCCGACGACGTCGCCGAGCGCCATGCGGCCGGCCAGCCCTGCCTGGTGGGCACCGTCTCCATCGAGAGCTCCGAGCGCCTCAGCCGCATCCTCGACAAGCGTGGCATCGACCACGAGGTCCTGAACGCCAAGTTCCATGAGCGCGAGGCCCAGATCGTGGCCCAGGCGGGCCGCGAGGGCGCGGTCACCATCGCCACCAACATGGCCGGCCGTGGCACGGACATCCTGCTCGGCGGCAACCCTGACGTGCTCGCCGAGGACATGCTGCGCGAGCAGGGGCTCGACCCCGACCTCGACCCCACCGACGCCACCGTGGCCGGCGAGTCCGACGATGCCGACGAGGGGGGGCAGGCTCCCACGCCAGAGCAGCGCGAGGCCGCCATCGCCGAGGCCAAGCAGATCTGCGCCACCGAGAAGGAGCACGTCATCGCCGCCGGTGGCCTCTGCGTCATCGGCACCGAGCGCCACGAGTCGCGGCGTATCGACAACCAGCTCCGTGGCCGCGCCGGTCGTCAGGGAGACCCGGGCGAGACGCAGTTCTACCTCAGCCTCGAGGACGACCTCATGCGCCTGTTCGGCGGCGACCGCATGGACCGCATCAGCACCATGATGCAGAAGTACGACATGCCCGCCGACATGCCCATCCAGGCCAAGATGGTCTCGAAGGCCGTCGAGAGCGCCCAGCGCAAGGTCGAGGAGATCAACTTCTCCATGCGTAAGAACGTCCTCGACTACGACGACGTCATGAACCGTCAGCGTCAGGTCATCTACGAGGAGCGCAACAAGATCCTCGACGGCAAGGACCTCATGGCCCACATCGCCGACGTCACGTACGACACCTGCGACCGCGAGGTCTCGCAGTACTGCTCCGACGACCAGCTTCCCGAGGACTGGGACGAGAAGGGCCTCAAGAAGTGGCTCTCCGAGCTCACCGGCCGTCCGGACGTCCCGAGCATCGACGAGGACGACGACGAGCAGGCCGTGGTGGAGCGCGTGGACGACTTCGTGGACACGTGCTTCTCGCAGAAGGAGGAGCGCCTGGGCAAGCCCATCATGGACGAGCTCTCCGCCCAGGTCATGCTCCGCGTCATCGACACCCGCTGGATGAGCTACCTGCAGGAGATGGACTACCTCAAGACGGGCATCGGGCTCCGTGGCTTCGGCCAGCGCGACCCGCTCGTGGAGTACAAGCAGGAGGCCTACCGGGCCTTCACCGAGCTCGTCAACACGATGTACGAGGACTTCCTCCGCACCATCCTTCGCATCGAGCTGGCACGTGCCCCCCAGCCCGAGCCCGCAGACACCGGTCTTTCCGGCGCCAGCTACTCGGGCCCGCACGACGTCGACGGCGACCAGGGGGCCAACTCCACGCTGCGCTCCCAGGCGGCGTCCGCGCCCGCGGCGGCCCGTGGCGAGCGCGTCGCGACGGCGGCCCCCCAGGCGGCCCCCGACAAGCCGCAGACCTACCGCAAGGCCGACGACCCCGACCCCTACGTGGGCGTGGGCCGCAACGACCCCTGCCCCTGCGGCAGCGGCAAGAAGTTCAAGAACTGCCACGGCAGGAACCGCTAG
- a CDS encoding PTS ascorbate transporter subunit IIC — translation MLDAIMAVWDYFAANILTQPAYFIGVIVVIGYALLKKPWYDVLAGFIKAVVGYQILLVGSSGLVSAFRPVLVGLKTRFNLSAMVIDPYFGQNAVQAGLEDANAPSFILGRSFSQVMLLLLFAFILNIVLVALKKYTKCRSIFTTGHVQVQQAATAFWLILFCFPQLDNTAVLIVMTILLGLYWAVGTNLCVGPTQDLTDGAGFSVAHQQMFGIYVTSKLAERMNKHAKKASKRIEDIKLPGFLKIFNENLVATAILMTAFFGVILVILGKDFLVEQGFLTESQDFFFYILTTCFSFAVYLSILQLGVRTFVTELTNSFQGISSKLLHGSVPGVDCAVTYGFGSPNAVTIGFLFGAAGQFLAIGTLLVLQSPVIVVAGFVPLFFDNATIGVYANNKGGIKACMLFPFISGLLQVFGSAFIASWVGMAAYGGYLGMWDWAVVWPIFTVVMKYLSYAGFAIVVAALLIIPQLQYRAHKDTYFMETEDYQKCKDIRAKQAAEAAAAAGKEKAA, via the coding sequence ATGCTCGATGCAATCATGGCGGTCTGGGACTATTTCGCAGCCAACATCCTGACGCAGCCAGCCTACTTTATCGGCGTCATCGTCGTCATAGGTTATGCACTGCTCAAGAAGCCCTGGTACGATGTCCTCGCAGGCTTCATCAAGGCCGTCGTCGGCTACCAGATCCTGCTCGTGGGCTCGAGTGGCCTGGTCTCCGCGTTCCGTCCCGTCCTCGTGGGCCTCAAGACCCGCTTCAACCTCTCGGCCATGGTCATCGATCCCTACTTCGGCCAGAACGCCGTGCAGGCTGGCCTCGAGGATGCCAACGCTCCCTCGTTCATCCTTGGGCGGTCCTTCTCGCAGGTCATGCTCCTGCTCCTGTTCGCCTTCATTCTGAACATCGTGCTCGTGGCCCTGAAGAAGTACACCAAGTGCCGCTCGATCTTCACGACCGGCCATGTCCAGGTCCAGCAGGCAGCCACCGCATTCTGGCTCATCCTGTTCTGCTTCCCCCAGCTCGACAACACGGCGGTCCTCATCGTGATGACGATACTTCTGGGACTGTACTGGGCTGTTGGTACCAACCTCTGCGTAGGTCCCACGCAGGACCTCACGGATGGTGCCGGCTTCTCCGTCGCTCACCAGCAGATGTTTGGCATCTATGTCACATCCAAGCTTGCTGAGCGCATGAACAAGCATGCCAAGAAGGCATCCAAGCGTATCGAGGACATCAAGCTCCCCGGTTTCCTCAAGATCTTCAACGAGAACCTCGTGGCCACGGCCATCCTCATGACCGCGTTCTTTGGCGTCATCCTTGTCATCCTTGGTAAGGACTTCCTGGTCGAGCAAGGCTTCCTCACGGAGAGCCAGGACTTCTTCTTCTACATCCTCACGACCTGCTTCTCGTTCGCCGTCTACCTCTCGATCCTGCAGCTCGGCGTCCGTACGTTCGTGACCGAGCTCACCAACTCCTTCCAGGGCATCTCGAGCAAGCTGCTCCACGGCTCCGTCCCTGGTGTCGACTGCGCCGTCACCTATGGCTTCGGTTCCCCCAACGCCGTGACCATCGGCTTCCTCTTCGGCGCTGCCGGACAGTTCCTCGCCATCGGCACCCTGCTTGTGCTCCAGAGCCCCGTCATCGTGGTCGCTGGCTTCGTGCCGCTGTTCTTCGACAATGCCACCATCGGCGTCTATGCCAACAACAAGGGTGGCATCAAGGCCTGCATGCTCTTCCCGTTCATCTCGGGCCTGCTCCAGGTCTTCGGCTCCGCGTTCATCGCCAGCTGGGTCGGTATGGCGGCCTATGGCGGCTACCTCGGTATGTGGGACTGGGCCGTCGTGTGGCCGATCTTCACGGTGGTCATGAAGTACCTGAGCTACGCCGGATTCGCCATCGTCGTCGCCGCGCTGCTGATCATCCCGCAGCTCCAGTACCGTGCCCATAAGGACACCTACTTCATGGAGACCGAGGACTACCAGAAGTGCAAGGACATCCGTGCCAAGCAGGCGGCGGAAGCGGCAGCGGCTGCAGGTAAGGAAAAGGCGGCCTAG
- a CDS encoding DeoR/GlpR family DNA-binding transcription regulator, with translation MRNSRAFVAQRREAIASFLESHGSAEVNDLAERFQVSPLTIRRDLDSLAEQGILERGYGTATLKDPLGNELASNQVRAKQAIAREAARLVSDGDTIFINTSSTALRMIEFITAENVTVITNNGKALETPLSPTMTVLLTGGEIRVPKWSMSGPFALSNIGRVTAVRCFMGCNGISAEGGIATMSSQEAPVNSLMVERADQCVMLADHTKIGVTASFCYGTCDQTDLLITDEAADDEALAVLRQCGIHAIKKVPLTKS, from the coding sequence ATGCGCAACAGTAGAGCCTTCGTCGCACAACGCCGCGAGGCGATTGCCTCGTTCCTTGAATCGCACGGAAGTGCCGAGGTGAACGACCTGGCTGAGCGGTTCCAGGTATCCCCTCTCACCATCAGGCGAGACCTTGACTCCCTAGCCGAACAGGGCATCCTCGAACGTGGTTACGGCACCGCCACCTTGAAGGATCCCCTCGGCAACGAGCTCGCCTCGAACCAGGTACGTGCAAAGCAGGCCATCGCACGGGAGGCCGCCAGGCTCGTGAGCGACGGTGACACCATCTTCATAAACACGAGCTCGACCGCGCTACGTATGATCGAGTTCATCACCGCGGAGAACGTCACCGTCATCACCAACAATGGCAAGGCCCTCGAGACCCCGCTCTCACCCACCATGACGGTGCTGCTCACAGGAGGGGAGATCAGGGTTCCCAAGTGGTCCATGTCGGGACCGTTCGCGCTCTCCAACATAGGGAGGGTCACGGCCGTGAGGTGCTTCATGGGTTGCAACGGTATCTCCGCAGAAGGTGGCATCGCCACGATGTCATCGCAGGAAGCGCCCGTCAACTCCCTCATGGTCGAGCGAGCTGACCAGTGCGTCATGCTGGCGGACCACACCAAGATCGGTGTGACGGCGAGCTTCTGCTATGGAACATGTGACCAGACGGACCTGCTCATAACCGATGAGGCCGCAGACGATGAGGCCCTCGCGGTGTTGAGGCAGTGCGGCATCCATGCGATCAAGAAGGTGCCGCTCACAAAGTCGTGA
- a CDS encoding PTS sugar transporter subunit IIA, translated as MLLREIYESKHYTLTDGPFSWQDAIRECCKPLEADGTVDPVYADEIIACVEKHGPYIVLIPGVAMPHSTENAKGCNKTAIGFMRCATPVHFEEGNPEKDAQVFFTLCDTDPDAHLANMTKLYAVLSNDEAIERLKAVQAPEDLLEIDKIVNDG; from the coding sequence ATGCTGCTTAGGGAGATCTACGAGAGCAAGCACTACACCCTCACGGATGGTCCGTTCTCATGGCAGGATGCCATTCGCGAGTGTTGCAAGCCGCTCGAGGCCGACGGTACCGTCGACCCCGTCTACGCTGACGAGATCATTGCCTGTGTCGAGAAGCATGGTCCGTACATCGTCCTGATACCGGGTGTGGCCATGCCGCACTCCACCGAGAACGCGAAGGGCTGCAACAAGACGGCCATCGGATTCATGCGGTGCGCCACCCCGGTTCACTTCGAAGAAGGCAACCCTGAGAAGGACGCGCAGGTCTTCTTCACCCTCTGCGACACGGATCCCGATGCGCACCTGGCAAACATGACCAAGCTCTATGCGGTCCTCTCCAACGACGAGGCCATCGAGAGGCTCAAGGCCGTACAGGCTCCCGAGGACCTGCTTGAGATCGACAAGATCGTCAACGACGGCTAG